The region GCGACGGCCCGTTCCAGCGATTGCGCCTCGCGTTCGATCGCGTCCTCTGGCACCGGAGGGTCAAGATTGCGCAATTGACCGTAAAGCGCCCGGCGCGCGCGTTCATAAACGGCCTGGCGTGCTTCGGGAGTCGAATCCGGCAAGCCTGCGACGGCCTTGGCAAGAAGCGGGTAGTAGTCAGCCATTTCGGCTTGAGAGCATTTGAACGGCCTTCCGTCAATCCCGCCTTGAAAATTTGCTCAATCAGTCGCGGAAAGGATCGTAAACCAGGATCGTATCGGCGCGCTCGGGGCTCGTGGAAAGAAGCGCCACCGGCGCCTCGATTAGCTCCTCGATCCGCCGTACATATTTGATGGCCTGCGCCGGAAGCGCGGCCCAAGAGCGCGCGCCAGCCGTCGGACCGTCCCACCCCTCGATTGATTCATAAACCGGAACCACCCTGGCCTGCGCCGCTTGGCTCGCCGGCAGCCGGTCGACGCGCTTTCCGTCAAGCGTGTAGCCAACGCAGACTTTGATCTCTTGAAATCCATCAAGCACATCGAGCTTTGTCAAAGCGATTCCGTCGATCCCGGAGGTTTTGACGGCTTGGCGCATGAGAACCGCATCGAACCACCCGCACCGCCTGCGCCGGCCGGTGTTGGTTCCAAACTCATGGCCCCGGTCACCGATCCGCTCGCCCACCGCATCGGCAAGTTCAGTCGGAAAAGGCCCCCCGCCGACCCGCGTCGTATAGGCTTTGGCAATTCCCAGGACATAGCCGATCGCTTTCGGGCCAACGCCCGATCCGGTCGAGGCATTTCCGGCGACCGTGTTCGACGAGGTCACGAAAGGATAGGTGCCATGATCCACATCGAGCAACGCACCCTGCGCGCCCTCAAAGAGGATACGCTTGCCGGCCCGCCGCGCTGTTTCGAGCAGGTCCCAGGTCGCGTCCATATAGGGAAGGATTTTGCCAGCGACGCTGTCGAGTTCGGCCCGAACGGCTTGCGCGGTGACCGGCTCAAGCCCGAGACCCTTTCGAAGAGGCTCGTGATGGGCCAGCAGCCGGGCGATTTTTTGATTCAAAGTGTCCGGTTCGGCCAAATCCATGAGCCGGATTGCCCGGCGGCCAACCTTATCTTCATAGGCGGGACCGATACCGCGCTTGGTGGTGCCGATCTTCAACGCTTCGCCGCTGGCCGACTCGCGATGCGCGTCAAGCTCCCGGTGCAGACCCAGGATCAGCGTCACATTCTCGGCGATCTTCAGATTTTTCGGGGAAATCTCAACGCCTTGTGCCGTGAGCATCGCAACCTCCTCCACAAAATGATGCGGATCGAGAACGACGCCATTGCCGATGATCGAGAGTTTTCCCGGCCTCACGATGCCGGAGGGCAACAGAGTGAGCTTATAGACCTTTTTGTCGATGACGAGCGTATGCCCAGCATTGTGGCCGCCTTGAAAGCGGACCACAATATCGGCCTCCAGCGACAGCCAATCGACGATCTTGCCTTTTCCCTCGTCGCCCCATTGGGCGCCGACCACCACCACATTCGCCATCGAACTCAGTCGCTTTGTGCGGCGGCCTCGAAAGGTTTACGGAGCCGCCAAAAATAAGCCCGGCGCAACCGCAACGGTCGCACCGGGTCCATTGCGGAAACGGGGTACACTTTTGCACGGCCGGAGTAAAGCTTTGTCCGGTCCAAAAGCTTGTATAGAGGGAGTGGTTGGGCTATAGGGCGGCATAAATATTCAGCCCATCGAAGACGTTGCGCGCGGGCGGCTGCGGACCGAACTCAGAGGACTTTTCAATGAAACCCGGTATTCACCCCCAATATCACATGATCAAAGTGGTCATGACCGACAAAACCGAGTTTTTCACCCGCTCGACCTATGGCAGCCCGGGCGACACGCTGAACCTCGACATCGATCCGACGACCCATCCGGCCTGGACCGGCGGCTCGCAGCAATTGCTCGATCGCGGCGGCCGTTTGTCGCGCTTCAATTCGCGGTTCGGCGGTCTCAGCTTCGGCAAGAAATAAGCGCCTCAGATCAAGCTGCCTGCTGAACGGCGCGTCAAGCCATGGGCCAGCCGCGAAAACCAGATTTTCGTGTCGAGCGGGCCTTGCTGAAGCGCGGCATTTGGCCGGTCGCGGGAATCGATGAAGCCGGACGCGGCCCCCTCGCGGGACCAGTCGCCGCCGCCGCCGTCATTCTCGATCCGCGCCGCCTGCCGCGCGGTCTCAACGATTCAAAGCAGCTTACACCCGAGGACCGCGACCGCCTCTATGAGGACATCCTGCGGCATGCCCTCGCCGTGGCGGTTGCCTTTGCAACGGCGGCGGAAATCGACCGCCTCAATATACGCCAGGCGAATTTTTTGGCCATGCGGCGGGCACTAAGGGCGCTTCCAATGGCGCCCCGCCATGTCCTCATCGACGGCAATGATCTGCCGCCCGATCTTTTCCAGCCCGCCGAGACGATCATCAAGGGCGACACCCTCAGCGGATCGATCGCCGCCGCCTCCATCATTGCCAAAGTTAGCCGCGACCGTCTCATGCGGCGTCTATGCGTTCATTACCCCGTCTATCGGTTCAGCACGCATTTTGGCTATGCCACGAAAATCCATCTCGCGGCGATCGCCGAGCACGGGCCCTGCCCTTTTCACCGGTTGAGTTTCCGGCCTTTCGCCGCCAGTCAACGCATCTAATCCTCCGCACGTGCGAAAAAGGGACAGTCGCGCGTTTGCCCCTTAAACCCGGTCTTTACCCCACCTAACGCAGACTCCTCGCAGGATGACGAATGTTCGCTCGTCCGGGCCGCCCTTCGCGGCTCCTCGCGGTGCGTACCGGTTCAGTTCATGCGTAGCCAACGTGCCGGGGCGCCCGGCCGGATGTCCCAGATCAAGGTAATGCGTACTGGGATTTTGCCGGCGCGTTCCGCCACGCTGCGCCTCGATACCATCGCCGTCGGCGATTGTCTCACCGAGATGGCCAAACTGCCGCCGGAATGCGTCGATCTTGTCTTCGCCGATCCGCCCTACAATCTGCAACTCGAAAGCGTCCTCTCGCGGCCCGACCAAAGCCTCGTCGATGCCGTCGATGACGATTGGGACAAATTCGCGAGCTTTGCTGATTACGATAACTTTACCAGATCCTGGCTTGCCGCCGCCCGCCGCGTCATGAAGAACGACGCGACGATTTTCGTCATCGGCTCCTATCACAATATTTTCCGGGTCGGTTCGATCCTGCAAGACCTCGGCTTTTGGATCTTGAACGATATCATCTGGCGAAAAGCCAATCCGATGCCCAACTTTCGCGGGCGGCGCTTCACCAATGCGCATGAGACACTCATCTGGGCGGCGAAAAGCGCCTCCGCCAAAAACTATACATTCAACTATGAATTGCTGAAGGCCGGCAACGAGGATTGCCAAGTCCGCTCCGATTGGTTTTTCCCGCTTTGCACGGGCGCTGAGCGTCTGAAAGATGCGTCCGGCCGCAAGGCGCATCCAACGCAAAAGCCGGAGGCTTTGTTATCTCGCATCCTGCTCGCCGCCTCGCATAAGGGCGATGTCATTCTCGATCCGTTTTTCGGCTCGGGGACGACGGGCGCCGCCGCGAAAAGCCTTGGGCGCTCGTTTATCGGCATCGAACGCGACGCGGCCTATGCCAAGGCGGCCCACGCCCGGCTTCAATCCATCGCCGCTCTTCCGGCGGGCGCCATCGAGATGGTTCCAAACAAGCGCTCCGAACCGCGCATTGCTTTTTCCACGGTCGTCGAAGCGGGACTGATCCGGCCCGGCGAGATTCTCACCGACGAGAAAAAGCGCCATAGCGCGCTGGTGCGCGCGGAGGGCACAGTGTCCATCGGTGCCATCACCGGCTCGATCCACAAGATCGGCGCCCTGGCGCAAGGCCTGCCCGCGTGCAACGGCTGGACTTTTTGGCACTGCGAACGCGAAGGCAGGCTCGCCCCCATCGATGCCATGCGCGCAACGGTGCGGGCAAACCTGCGGCAGGGAAGTTGAAACGACAAATTTTCAGGTGTGATTATTCGCCGTTTTCTTCAAAGCAACTTTGTCAAGGTTCCCCATTACATACGCGGAACCACTATCCGATAACCGGTAATAAAACGTGTCGGCTTCGCGACTGCCGCATTCTATGAGTTCTTGTCGAAGCAAGCTTTCAAGAGACGCTCTTGCCGCTAATTTAGTATACCCTAACCTATCCAAACCATTTACTATACGAGAATAAGATAGCCAGTGCGCTTGAGCAGCTTGGTTCTCAAATATTACACAGAGAGTGGTAAAATCAAGGGCAGATAAATTATCAGACTGCGCAACTGAAGGAGCGGCTAACATTGTCTCAATTTTGAGCTCTCTTTCCTGAATTGCAATAAATCTCTCAACTATGTTTTCCTTGAGCGAATTAAAATCGCTAGGAGAAGATGTTTTATACCTTATTATTTTGCGATGCTGAACATCGAACGGGAACTTTGTTCGCTCATACGAACAGACGATACAAATCGGCTTTTGTGCACAAATTGCATATCCAAACTCGAACCATACATTGGGGTTATCAAGACTGATATCGACAAAGCAAACTGCCGAATCTTTTATTTCACTCTCTATATGTTGGATGGGTATAGATGCACCCGGGTCACGGTCTACTCTATAGGCGTCGAAGCCAGCATTTTCGATAGCTTCCTTATATACCTCATCGAATCGCTTATCGAATTCTCCTTCGTCGAAAGGCTGCATCACGAAACATCGCGCCATCTTCATTCCTTTTTCGACTCAGTTGAAGGTTAAGGATGAAACATAATCCTCACCGATATACCTCATCGAATCGCTTATCGAATTCTCCTTCGTCGAAAGGCTGCATCACGAAACATCGCGCCATCTTCATTCCTTTTTCGACTCAGTTGAAGGTTAAGGATGAAACATAATCCTCACCGACATCTATTAGCAACGACAAGCTTTCATTATGCTTCCGCAGTCCCCGTTCAGGAGAGCCAAAATGACAGAACGCCAGATAGCCCAGAAGGCGCCGTATCCCGCCAACGTCGAGGCGGGGAAAACCTATTATTGGTGCGCCTGCGGGTTGTCGAACAAACAACCTTTCTGTGATGGCTCACACAAGGACACCGGCATCACGCCCGTCGCCTGGACGGCGGAAAAAACCGGGACGTCCTATTTCTGCGGCTGCAAACATTCCAAAGCCGAACCGCTTTGCGACGGCAGCCACGCAAGACTGTGACCCTTCGTCCGGGGAGTACAATCCAGGTTGAGGATTTTTCCAGAAATGGTCTATGTAGCGGATGAATCCAGCTTACGACGCGGATGTTATCATCGCCGGGGCCGGGCCGGCAGGGGCAGCGGCCGCGTGCCATCTGACGCGCCTGGGAGCGTCCGTCATCCTCCTCGATCGCGCGGCTTTTCCCCGCGATAAGGTCTGCGGCGATTTTGTCGGGCCGTCCGCGCTGATCGAGCTGGACTCTCTCGGCATCTCGCAATCGGATGGCTACTCGAAAACCAATATCGTGCGACGGGCCGCGCTTTTTATCGACGGCGAAGCGCTGATCGCGCGGCCGTTCCCCGTCATCGAGGGCTTGCCGCCCTACGGCCGGGTGATTCCACGGTTCACGCTCGACAATTTCATTCTCGATGCCGCGCGGCGTGCCGGTGCAAAGGTCATGGAATTATGTTCGCTGACGGATTTTGCCGCCAGCGCCGATTCTGTTTGCGTGGAAGTGGCGAGCGCAAAAGGTCCATTTACGTTGCGCTGCCGCCAGCTCATTGGCGCCGACGGCGGCAGTTCGGCGGTGGCAAGGCTCCTGCGCGGATCGGCGCCGCCACGGCGCGACAGGTTTATCGCCTCGCGCGCCTACTTCACCGATGTCGAGGGACCCGGCGACCAGCTCGACGTCTATTTCGGCCGCAGCTCCTTTCCAGGTTACTGCTGGCTGTTCCCAACCGGCAATGGCGAGGCGAATGTCGGGCTCGGCATGGCGCTCGAAACCTGGCCCGCCCACAATCAAACTCCCGCGGATATGCTGCGCCGTCTGATGGACGAGGATGCGGCGCTTGCCGCGCGCCTGCGCCATGCGCAGCTGCGCGGCACCGTCAAGGGCTGGCCTTTGATCACCTTCAATCCCCGGCTGCCGATCATGTCCGGGCGCGTCATGCTGATCGGCGATGCGGCGGGACTGATCAATCCGCTGAACGGCGAGGGCATCCAATACGCACTGCTGAGCGGCCGCTGGGCAGCCGAGACGCTGGCGCCCTGTCTGCGAACGAATGATTTTTCGGCGCGCGCCCTCGCGCCCTATGCGGCGCGGGTCGAAAGCGAAATGCGCTACGACATGGCCTTCTCCCGGCTCATCGTGCAGCTCATCAGCAACCGGGCGCTCACGCCGTTATGGATCAAAGCATCAAAGGTCTTGGCGGAGCGCGCGCACGAGGATGCCAACACGGCCCGCATCGTATCCGGAGTCTTCGCCGGACTGTTACCGGCGCGCGACGCGTTCAAGGTGGTGGGCGGCACGATGAGACAGGCGCTCCGGTCGTTTGTCCGCAAAGCGCACACCGGTTCGCGTGGCGCTGACGATGCGCCGCCGCGTTTTCATTTGGTGAGAGAGGCGGCAAAAGATCCTGCCGGGTTCGCCCGATGGTTGAAAGACATCGCCGCCGCAACGATAGAACTCGCCTCGCAAGCAACGAGAAATGCTATTCGTGGAAACCGGAAAGAGACTGCTGGAATGGCTGCTCTGAAGCCGATCGCATCCGTGAACCAGTTCGCCGATGAAGATCCCGGCTGACAAGGCCACAAAAATTTTGATGCTGCAGGTCGACGCTGGACCATGGAAGAGATCGACATGTGCTATGTTATACTAATGGCCCCGCGGGATGACTCATTGAGTGGATTCCCTTGGCGGCGGTTTTCTGATTCCCTTGGCGCGGAGGATTCGCGCCATGCCATCAGCGGTGAAATTGCGAGAGGACTATTTGGCCAAGGAGCTTCGGGTGTTGGCCCGGCGCTCAAAGAACGTCAACCAGAGTCGCCGGCTGTTATCGCTGGCGGCAGTGCGGGACGGGATGGATCGGAGGGCGGCGGCCAAGATCGGCGGGATGGATCGGCAGACGCTGCGCGACTGGGTCCATCGCTTCAACGCCACCGGGCCAGAGGGCCTCATCGACAACTGGACAGAGGGCCCCGCGCCGCGCCTGTCAGCCGCGCAGTTGGCCGAGTTCGCGACAATCGTCGAGGCCGGGCCGGATCGTGAGAAGGATGGCGTCGTGCGTTGGCGCCGGGTGGACCTCAGGCGCATCATCGCCGAGAGGTTCGGCGTCGACTTCCACGAGCGCTACGTTGGAAAGCTTTTGAAGAAGCTCGGCTTCTCGCACATCAGCGCAAGGCCGCGCCATCCAGCCCAGGACGAACAGATCGTCGAGGCGTTCAAAAAAACTTCCCGCGCGCGCTGAAGGCTCATCTCGACAAACTGCCAGAGACGACGCCGGTCGAAGTCTGGTTCCAGGACGAAGCCCGGATCGGCCAGAAGAATGGCCTCGTCCGCCAGTGGGCCAGGCGTGGAACGAGGCCAAGGCAGCCCGCCGACCAGCGCTACGACAACGCCTATCTGTTTGGCGCGATCTGCCCCGCCCGCGGCGTTGGGGCGGCCCTCGCGTTGCCTTATGCGGACACCGGCATGATGCAGCTCCATCTCGACGAAATCTCGCACAACGTCGCCAAGGGTGCGCATGCCGTCCTGCTGCTCGACAGGGCCGGATGGCACACCACCAGCCAGCTCAACGTGCCCGAAAACATCACGCCGATCTTCCTGCCTTCGCGCGCGCCGGAACTGAACCCGGTCGAGAACATCTGGCAGTATCTGCGTCAGAACTGGCTCTCAAACACCGTCTTCGAAAATTACGATGCCATCATCGACGCAGCCTGCGCCGCCTGGCGAAAGCTCATAGCCCAGCCTGAAACAATCACATCCATCGGGATGCGAGAATGGGCTCACGTCGGTCAGTCGCTATGACCTTTGGTATAAGTGGTTACAAACTTTCATATTGAACCGCGCCGCAGCCAAAAGTTTTAGGCACAAGCAGAAGTACCCCAATTTTCCTATTTTTTAGCCAACTTCCCCCTTAGCGGAAGGTGCGTCCTCATCTGCCTCGCTGACGTTTTCCTGGTTATTGTCCGAACTAATTTCGTGACGGTCGATAACGTTATCCGCGTCATCCGCGCGGGGCCAAGATTCCGGCCTAAAGGACCGGTGATAAATCGCTCTACGACTCATCGCGGTCCAGAACCGCCGCTGGTCGTCCCCATTCAAAGGCAACTTATAACCGAGCTTCTTAGCCAAATCTGGCAGGTAACAATCAAAAGCTGCCTTGACCAACGCGCCCCACTCGTCAATTCTTTCGATCGAAAATTTGTAAGCTGCATTCGCCAGCAGCGCAGCGCAAAGAGCGATAAGTGCAAAAGCTATGCTGTTAGGAGCTAAAATACCTCCGATTTTAGTGACGGGTAGATCGAATGGATTATCAACGTATAAACTTAATAAGAATCGGAACGAGGACAACATACATACTAATATTGCAAAATAAATCAAGTTTAGTAAAAAACTAACCTGCGCTCGAGCGTTTTCAACGGCGGCTTGAAAATCTTTTGGAATCACAGTACATAGGTGAATCCACAGGGCTATACTGTCGGCACCATAAATTCGTCTGGAATAATCCTCAAACGCCCGAATAGCGTTTCCAAACCGCGTAGGAAGTATCAATCTTGGCTCAGACGGAAATTCAGCCACAAATTTCCTAAGAAGCTCCTCATATTGATGCTGGAGCTCATAAGGGAAGTCATCGCCCTCATCTATCCACTGTTGGCGCAGCAGTTCAAGCTGCTGGCTCTTTACTTCGAAGCGACGCTTTTCCCAACTTATACTAATGGCCCCGCGGGATGACTCATTGAGTGGATTCCCTTGGCGGCGGTTTTCTGATTCCCTTGGCGCGGAGGATTCGCGCCATGCCATCAGCGGTGAAATTGCGAGAGGACTATTTGGCCAAGGAGCTTCGGGTGTTGGCCCGGCGCTCAAAGAACGTCAACCAGAGTCGCCGGCTGTTATCGCTGGCGGCAGTGCGGGACGGGATGGATCGGAGGGCGGCGGCCAAGATCGGCGGGATGGATCGGCAGACGCTGCGCGACTGGGTCCATCGCTTCAACGCCACCGGGCCAGAGGGCCTCATCGACAACTGGACAGAGGGCCCCGCGCCGCGCCTGTCAGCCGCGCAGTTGGCCGAGTTCGCGACAATCGTCGAGGCCGGGCCGGATCGTGAGAAGGATGGCGTCGTGCGTTGGCGCCGGGTGGACCTCAGGCGCATCATCGCCGAGAGGTTCGGCGTCGACTTCCACGAGCGCTACGTTGGAAAGCTTTTGAAGAAGCTCGGCTTCTCGCACATCAGCGCAAGGCCGCGCCATCCAGCCCAGGACGAACAGATCGTCGAGGCGTTCAAAAAAACTTCCCGCGCGCGCTGAAGGCTCATCTCGACAAACTGCCAGAGACGACGCCGGTCGAAGTCTGGTTCCAGGACGAAGCCCGGATCGGCCAGAAGAATGGCCTCGTCCGCCAGTGGGCCAGGCGTGGAACGAGGCCAAGGCAGCCCGCCGACCAGCGCTACGACAACGCCTATCTGTTTGGCGCGATCTGCCCCGCCCGCGGCGTTGGGGCGGCCCTCGCGTTGCCTTATGCGGACACCGGCATGATGCAGCTCCATCTCGACGAAATCTCGCACAACGTCGCCAAGGGTGCGCATGCCGTCCTGCTGCTCGACAGGGCCGGATGGCACACCACCAGCCAGCTCAACGTGCCCGAAAACATCACGCCGATCTTCCTGCCTTCGCGCGCGCCGGAACTGAACCCGGTCGAGAACATCTGGCAGTATCTGCGTCAGAACTGGCTCTCAAACACCGTCTTCGAAAATTACGATGCCATCATCGACGCAGCCTGCGCCGCCTGGCGAAAGCTCATAGCCCAGCCTGAAACAATCACATCCATCGGGATGCGAGAATGGGCTCACGTCGGTCAGTCGCTATGACCTTTGGTATTAGTGTCCGTCCGGGAAGTAGTTGAATCGGATGAATCATTTGTGATTCATTGGCGGCTGCCTGATTCGATGAGAGGCCGCCAATGTGGACGTCCGAAAACCGCCCGAAATACAATCGTGACAAACTGCGCTATCCGAGCGATCTGACGGACGATGAGTGGTCGCACATCGAGCCGATTATTCCACCGGCCAAACGTGGCGGACGCAAGCGCTCTGTTGAGCCGCGGGAAATCGTGAACGGTCTCATGTATGTGCTGAGCACGGGATGCCAGTGGCGTTACGTTCCCAAAGATCTGCCGCCCAAGAGCACGCTGTTTGGTTATTTCGACCTTTGGAACTGGGACGGCACGCTGGATCGCATTCATCACGCGCTCTACGTGAAGTGTCGCGAAGCCATGGATCGTGAAGCGAGCCCGACGGCCTGCGTCATCGACAGCCAGAGCGTAAAGAGCGCGGAAAAAGGGGGCGCCGCATCGATCCGAGCGGCTATGATGCTGGCAAGAAGATCAAAGGCAAGAAGCGCCATATCCTCGTCGATACGCTAGGCCTGCTGCTGCATGCAGTGGTGCATCCCGCCGACATTCAAGATCGGGATGGTGGCGTGCTTGTTCTGTCGACCTTGTTCGGCTTGTATCCGTTTTTACAAAAGCTCTTTGCTGATGGCGGATATCAGGGCCCGGTCTTTCAAAAGGCGTCGGC is a window of Methylocapsa sp. D3K7 DNA encoding:
- a CDS encoding site-specific DNA-methyltransferase — encoded protein: MRTGILPARSATLRLDTIAVGDCLTEMAKLPPECVDLVFADPPYNLQLESVLSRPDQSLVDAVDDDWDKFASFADYDNFTRSWLAAARRVMKNDATIFVIGSYHNIFRVGSILQDLGFWILNDIIWRKANPMPNFRGRRFTNAHETLIWAAKSASAKNYTFNYELLKAGNEDCQVRSDWFFPLCTGAERLKDASGRKAHPTQKPEALLSRILLAASHKGDVILDPFFGSGTTGAAAKSLGRSFIGIERDAAYAKAAHARLQSIAALPAGAIEMVPNKRSEPRIAFSTVVEAGLIRPGEILTDEKKRHSALVRAEGTVSIGAITGSIHKIGALAQGLPACNGWTFWHCEREGRLAPIDAMRATVRANLRQGS
- a CDS encoding IS630 family transposase (programmed frameshift); the protein is MPSAVKLREDYLAKELRVLARRSKNVNQSRRLLSLAAVRDGMDRRAAAKIGGMDRQTLRDWVHRFNATGPEGLIDNWTEGPAPRLSAAQLAEFATIVEAGPDREKDGVVRWRRVDLRRIIAERFGVDFHERYVGKLLKKLGFSHISARPRHPAQDEQIVEAFKKNFPRALKAHLDKLPETTPVEVWFQDEARIGQKNGLVRQWARRGTRPRQPADQRYDNAYLFGAICPARGVGAALALPYADTGMMQLHLDEISHNVAKGAHAVLLLDRAGWHTTSQLNVPENITPIFLPSRAPELNPVENIWQYLRQNWLSNTVFENYDAIIDAACAAWRKLIAQPETITSIGMREWAHVGQSL
- a CDS encoding ribonuclease HII, with amino-acid sequence MGQPRKPDFRVERALLKRGIWPVAGIDEAGRGPLAGPVAAAAVILDPRRLPRGLNDSKQLTPEDRDRLYEDILRHALAVAVAFATAAEIDRLNIRQANFLAMRRALRALPMAPRHVLIDGNDLPPDLFQPAETIIKGDTLSGSIAAASIIAKVSRDRLMRRLCVHYPVYRFSTHFGYATKIHLAAIAEHGPCPFHRLSFRPFAASQRI
- a CDS encoding IS5 family transposase (programmed frameshift), whose product is MWTSENRPKYNRDKLRYPSDLTDDEWSHIEPIIPPAKRGGRKRSVEPREIVNGLMYVLSTGCQWRYVPKDLPPKSTLFGYFDLWNWDGTLDRIHHALYVKCREAMDREASPTACVIDSQSVKSAEKGGAASIRAAMMPGKKIKGKKRHILVDTLGLLLHAVVHPADIQDRDGGVLVLSTLFGLYPFLQKLFADGGYQGPVFQKASAKILPHIQIEIVKRSDQAKGFELLPRRWVVERTFAWLNRCRRLAKDFENLTRNALAFLRLASIRLTLRKLCLN
- a CDS encoding adenylosuccinate synthase, whose translation is MANVVVVGAQWGDEGKGKIVDWLSLEADIVVRFQGGHNAGHTLVIDKKVYKLTLLPSGIVRPGKLSIIGNGVVLDPHHFVEEVAMLTAQGVEISPKNLKIAENVTLILGLHRELDAHRESASGEALKIGTTKRGIGPAYEDKVGRRAIRLMDLAEPDTLNQKIARLLAHHEPLRKGLGLEPVTAQAVRAELDSVAGKILPYMDATWDLLETARRAGKRILFEGAQGALLDVDHGTYPFVTSSNTVAGNASTGSGVGPKAIGYVLGIAKAYTTRVGGGPFPTELADAVGERIGDRGHEFGTNTGRRRRCGWFDAVLMRQAVKTSGIDGIALTKLDVLDGFQEIKVCVGYTLDGKRVDRLPASQAAQARVVPVYESIEGWDGPTAGARSWAALPAQAIKYVRRIEELIEAPVALLSTSPERADTILVYDPFRD
- the rpmE gene encoding 50S ribosomal protein L31, encoding MKPGIHPQYHMIKVVMTDKTEFFTRSTYGSPGDTLNLDIDPTTHPAWTGGSQQLLDRGGRLSRFNSRFGGLSFGKK
- a CDS encoding geranylgeranyl reductase family protein; amino-acid sequence: MNPAYDADVIIAGAGPAGAAAACHLTRLGASVILLDRAAFPRDKVCGDFVGPSALIELDSLGISQSDGYSKTNIVRRAALFIDGEALIARPFPVIEGLPPYGRVIPRFTLDNFILDAARRAGAKVMELCSLTDFAASADSVCVEVASAKGPFTLRCRQLIGADGGSSAVARLLRGSAPPRRDRFIASRAYFTDVEGPGDQLDVYFGRSSFPGYCWLFPTGNGEANVGLGMALETWPAHNQTPADMLRRLMDEDAALAARLRHAQLRGTVKGWPLITFNPRLPIMSGRVMLIGDAAGLINPLNGEGIQYALLSGRWAAETLAPCLRTNDFSARALAPYAARVESEMRYDMAFSRLIVQLISNRALTPLWIKASKVLAERAHEDANTARIVSGVFAGLLPARDAFKVVGGTMRQALRSFVRKAHTGSRGADDAPPRFHLVREAAKDPAGFARWLKDIAAATIELASQATRNAIRGNRKETAGMAALKPIASVNQFADEDPG
- a CDS encoding CDGSH iron-sulfur domain-containing protein; this translates as MTERQIAQKAPYPANVEAGKTYYWCACGLSNKQPFCDGSHKDTGITPVAWTAEKTGTSYFCGCKHSKAEPLCDGSHARL